In Mustela nigripes isolate SB6536 chromosome 12, MUSNIG.SB6536, whole genome shotgun sequence, one DNA window encodes the following:
- the LOC132027821 gene encoding nuclear RNA export factor 2-like → MRNVQEDPKIRHTPYSTRHNKRRVKWQNEGHIHITVWRDRKTLKREMGVNAQNGNPGKWFKISIPYGKKYDKTWLMNSIQSHCNVPFTPVDFHYVKNQARFFVQDVGTASALKDVSCKIYDEENRKISIFVNPSSVPYSVRYKLEPEEMEQLKLTMNKRYDVSQQALDLQCLRFDPDLVGHDIDIILNRRNCMAATLQIIEENYPELLSLNLSNNKLYGLDGLSDIIEMAPTVKNLNLSKNELNLLWELNKIKGLELEELWLEGNPLCDIFPDESTYISAIKDCFPKLLRLDGQELSPPVITDTDTPCLLKPCKESYKGSDALKSLVLQFLQQYYFIYDFGDRQGLLGAYHDEACFSLVIPLNPKDPGPSSLWEYFKESRNMKKPKDPSLCVQPLNHTKYDIVGSLCVLPKTQHDLSSFLVDMWFQTERMLCFTVHGVFKEVEGKSQGSVRAFTRTFITIPASNSSLCIVNDELFVRDATPSETWNAFSYRDPTPTSSSMPTVSQEQQEMVHAFSTQSGMKLEWSQKCLQDNEWNYARAGQVFTMLKNEGKIPEEAFKQTT, encoded by the coding sequence ATGAGAAATGTCCAAGAGGACCCCAAAATAAGACACACTCCCTATAGCACCCGGCACAACAAGAGGAGAGTGAAATGGCAAAATGAAGGCCATATCCATATTACTGTGTGGAGAGACAGAAAAACTCTGAAGAGAGAAATGGGGGTGAACGCACAAAATGGAAACCCAGGGAAATGGTTCAAGATCAGTATTCCCTATGGGAAAAAGTATGACAAGACATGGCTAATGAATTCAATCCAGAGCCATTGCAATGTCCCCTTCACTCCAGTCGATTTTCACTACGTGAAAAACCAGGCTCGGTTCTTTGTCCAGGATGTTGGCACTGCCTCTGCACTGAAGGATGTCAGCTGCAAGATTTATGATGAGGAGAACCGAAAGATATCTATCTTTGTCAATCCCTCCTCTGTACCCTACTCTGTGAGGTATAAGTTGGAGCCAGAAGAAATGGAGCAGCTAAAGCTGACCATGAACAAACGCTATGACGTCTCCCAGCAAGCTCTTGACCTCCAGTGTCTCCGCTTTGACCCAGACTTGGTAGGCCATGATATAGATATAATCCTGAACCGAAGAAACTGCATGGCAGCCACCCTGCAGATCATTGAAGAGAATTACCCTGAGCTATTGTCCTTGAACTTGAGCAACAACAAACTGTATGGGCTAGATGGTCTGTCTGACATTATAGAGATGGCCCCCACAGTCAAGAACCTGAACCTCTCCAAAAATGAGCTGAACTTGCTGTGGGAGTTAAACAAGATTAAAGGACTGGAGCTTGAAGAGCTTTGGCTAGAAGGAAACCCCTTGTGTGACATCTTTCCAGACGAGTCCACCTACATAAGTGCCATCAAGGACTGTTTTCCTAAGTTGTTACGCCTGGATGGCCAGGAGTTATCACCACCAGTTATCACTGATACTGACACACCCTGCTTGTTAAAGCCCTGCAAGGAAAGCTACAAAGGATCTGATGCCCTGAAGAGTCTAGTCCTGCAGTTCCTGCAGCAGTACTATTTCATCTATGATTTTGGAGACCGTCAGGGTCTCCTCGGTGCCTACCATGatgaggcctgcttctccctggtcATTCCCTTAAACCCCAAGGACCCAGGCCCAAGCAGTTTGTGGGAGTACTTCAAGGAAAGCAGGAATATGAAGAAGCCCAAGGACCCCTCCCTGTGTGTTCAGCCACTAAATCACACAAAATATGACATCGTGGGCTCCCTCTGTGTGCTGCCCAAAACACAGCACGATCTCAGCTCCTTCTTGGTGGACATGTGGTTCCAGACGGAAAGGATGCTCTGTTTCACTGTCCATGGGGTGTTCAAGGAAGTGGAGGGAAAGTCTCAGGGTTCTGTTCGCGCCTTCACCAGGACTTTCATCACCATCCCTGCCAGCAATTCCAGTCTATGCATCGTGAATGATGAGCTGTTTGTGAGAGATGCTACCCCCAGTGAGACTTGGAATGCGTTCTCCTACCGAGATCCTACACCAACTTCCAGCTCCATGCCCACCGTCTCCCAGGAGCAGCAGGAAATGGTTCATGCTTTCTCCACTCAGTCTGGAATGAAACTCGAGTGGTCTCAGAAGTGCCTTCAGGACAATGAGTGGAACTATGCCAGAGCTGGTCAGGTCTTCACTATGCTCAAGAATGAGGGCAAGATCCCAGAGGAGGCTTTCAAGCAAACCACCTAA